In a single window of the Rhodamnia argentea isolate NSW1041297 chromosome 2, ASM2092103v1, whole genome shotgun sequence genome:
- the LOC115746383 gene encoding zinc finger protein ZAT10-like: protein MAMEAVNSPATAAPPFHFMEEPLNSRFMEPLTKRKRSKRPHHPPTEEEYLALCLIMLARGGAASNPKAHASPTTPSPPPPPPPPLQEAAATATATATPAPANNLSYKCTVCGKGFPSYQALGGHKASHRKSAAASAGGDEPSTSTTNSGAAATNSSGGGRSHECSICHKSFPTGQALGGHKRCHYEGGASASANSGITTSEGVGSVPSLGYNSHRNFDLNVPALPEFPAGFLVSGEDEVESPHPSKKPRFLMPLKMKLPQEQ from the coding sequence ATGGCCATGGAAGCTGTCAACTCTCCCGCCACAGCCGCACCGCCTTTCCACTTCATGGAGGAGCCCCTCAACTCCCGCTTCATGGAGCCCTTGACCAAGCGCAAGCGCTCCAAGCGCCCCCACCACCCTCCCACCGAAGAGGAGTACCTCGCCCTCTGCCTCATCATGCTCGCTCGCGGCGGCGCCGCCTCCAACCCCAAAGCCCACGCTTCACCCACtactccttctcctcctccgcctcccccGCCTCCGCTGCAAGAAGCAGCAgcaacggcgacggcgacggcgaccccGGCCCCCGCCAATAACTTGAGCTACAAGTGCACCGTGTGCGGCAAGGGCTTCCCCTCCTACCAGGCCCTCGGTGGCCACAAGGCCAGCCACCGCAAGTCGGCCGCCGCCTCCGCAGGGGGCGACGAgccctccacctccaccacgAACTCCGGCGCCGCCGCTACGAACTCGAGCGGGGGCGGGCGGTCGCACGAGTGCTCCATATGCCACAAGTCCTTCCCCACGGGCCAGGCCCTGGGCGGGCACAAGCGTTGCCACTACGAGGGCGGCGCCAGCGCCTCTGCCAACAGCGGGATCACCACATCCGAGGGCGTGGGGTCCGTGCCCTCGCTCGGATACAACAGCCACCGCAACTTCGACCTGAACGTGCCCGCGCTGCCGGAATTCCCGGCCGGGTTCCTGGTGTCGGGCGAGGACGAGGTGGAGAGCCCCCACCCTTCGAAGAAGCCGCGTTTCTTGATGCCCCTGAAGATGAAGCTTCCTCAAGAACAGTGA
- the LOC115746283 gene encoding transcription factor bHLH87-like, whose translation MDTLGASAYEEWDSLSLFASTEELIDFTPYVLSQYPFSHEHDSEHPFQIPSFCLNPELNTDFSGMSGCSRYPLVIPDSNLQTVSQESSSLNGESIGYVVSTCQGIGSNNHMPEADEISPYFDLFSDAFNTGSNSNPFVLELSNTLMEEGACLTEMQSERSRSLGNNQPEDVSTPLMQLQLKRRSFGIDSIHAATGHSICTDVSENMKKRRRTSRDLRKNIKGPRNPKKLPSDDNDRDGSNVRPNGSSTCSSEDRDSGELNGGLIPPFKASTTLTENGNIGKIKATRGSATDPQSLYARKRRARINERLRILQNLVPNGTKVDISTMLEEAVHYVKFLQLQIKVRINKTLITQIVQKIHVT comes from the exons ATGGACACCCTAGGAGCTTCTGCTTATGAAGAATGGGATTCTTTGAGCTTATTTGCATCCACTGAGGAGCTTATTGATTTCACACCATATGTTCTGAGCCAGTACCCATTTTCGCATGAGCATGATAGTGAACACCCCTTCCAAATCCCATCTTTTTGCCTAAATCCTGAACTCAATACCGACTTTTCAGGAATGAGCGGCTGCTCGCGTTATCCTCTAGTCATTCCCGACTCAAACCTGCAAACTGTTTCTCAAGAGAGCAGCTCTCTTAATGGCGAGAGCATCGGTTATGTTGTGTCTACATGCCAGGGAATCGGTTCCAATAACCACATGCCAGAAGCTGATGAAATCTCTCCCTACTTTGATCTCTTCTCCGATGCTTTCAACACGGGTAGTAATAGCAACCCCTTTGTGTTGGAGTTGAGTAACACTCTGATGGAAGAAGGTGCGTGTTTGACGGAGATGCAAAGCGAAAGAAGCAGAAGCTTGGGTAATAATCAGCCAGAAGATGTTAGCACGCCTCTTATGCAATTGCAACTCAAAAGGCGGTCTTTTGGAATCGACAGCATACATGCCGCCACAGGACATTCTATTTGCACTGATGTGTCAGAGAACATGAAGAAGAGGCGTCGCACTTCGAGAGAT CTGAGAAAGAACATTAAAGGTCCGAGGAACCCAAAGAAGCTCCCGTCTGATGACAATGACAGAGATGGAAGTAATGTTAGACCGAATGGATCTAGCACTTGCAGTTCGGAGGATCGCGATTCTGGAGAGCTCAATGGAGGACTAATACCACCATTCAAGGCATCGACAACACTTACTGAAAATGGAAACATAGGGAAGATCAAAGCTACAAGGGGTTCAGCAACCGACCCTCAAAGCCTCTATGCAAGG AAACGTAGAGCGAGGATCAATGAACGATTGAGAATTCTACAAAACCTTGTTCCTAATGGAACCAAG GTTGACATCAGCACAATGCTTGAGGAGGCAGTTCACTATGTGAAATTCTTGCAGTTGCAGATTAAGGTGAGAATAAACAAAACTTTGATCACGCAAATAGTTCAGAAAATACACGTAACATGA